From the genome of Perca fluviatilis chromosome 1, GENO_Pfluv_1.0, whole genome shotgun sequence, one region includes:
- the LOC120561143 gene encoding uncharacterized protein LOC120561143 — translation MERYKKTPVLFLLLALLCACAAGNSLSLHKSVSDLTCYTDYNSAITCVWNSTYVSDQPDNVCTIQSKGRSNYHSSSCNLEPVDVSRPMPKKCVLSYQRRENFQKSDHLSIHLSCSPAKQSLNISFTPACHIKLDPPQQPDINSTTVSWLSRLTPKRNTRIKLYSSQLQWKQKDESWNDPSVKIIDTQCEYNCTAELDPNQIIQAETYQARTRVKANIESIWSEWSPTTSWVSLIGRTKPPPPPSDPTGGVFGIIAAATGFAVFLVVIRIKTNKTTWIYIAKRIKGPPLPNPANSFLNDANFQNWLSPYFTSESFQSFLKPVDIVSVEVTSTVDAVAPCGPEAALLEKMRSESSHKSTSSNFSNPSYSQLCPPPPPPPPPPPPPPPPPPPPPPPPPVSSLTAGIWRPMATGTPYGPVGSQGEGNNAEQDREVRGKEVEIRQLLSKGNNNSEPMPVISDYEKAEKLQVECFRLQRLDSGVCSGEEVSQESFEADSINVTDSHEDGPEGEEQVEGGNGKEVDFQKFFGGSVDILGKGSIQVCSGYEQVQKLPADSPELCSLDLDIGSGGEEQMSQEESLEDMDKSTESTSLLLPPSPSSILSCSLPSFTPLPLNFSGPDLSPALQPLPSHLLERIALMSTNRSVEPSGDGYMPVRQEQS, via the exons ATGGAGAGATATAAGAAAACCCCTGTGCTGTTTCTTCTTCTGGCTCTGCTTTGTGCCTGTGCTGCTGGAAACTCTCTGTCCTTACATAAGA GTGTCTCAGATCTCACCTGCTACACAGACTATAATTCTGCTATCACTTGTGTGTGGAACAGCACGTATGTGTCTGATCAGCCAGACAATGTGTGCACAATACAATCCAAAGGGAG AAGTAATTATCATAGCAGTTCATGTAACCTGGAGCCTGTTGACGTCTCCAGACCAATGCCAAAGAAGTGCGTCCTGAGCTACCAAAGAAGAGAGAAT tttcaaaaaAGTGACCATCTGTCTATTCATCTGAGCTGTAGCCCCGCAAAGCAGAGTTTGAACATTTCCTTCACGCCAGCTTGTCACA TAAAGCTGGATCCTCCGCAACAACCAGATATCAACTCTACCACCGTTTCCTGGTTATCCCGACTTACACCCAAACGGAATACAAGAATCAAATTATACAGCTCCCAATTGCAGTGGAAACAAAAGGATGAGTCATggaat GATCCCTCTGTGAAAATAATAGACACTCAATGTGAATATAACTGCACAGCGGAGCTGGACCCTAATCAGATAATACAAGCCGAGACGTACCAGGCACGCACTCGAGTGAAGGCCAACATCGAGTCAATATGGAGTGAATGGAGCCCCACTACATCATGGGTGTCTCTGATAGGAAGAACAAAACCACCCCCCCCACCATCAG ATCCTACTGGGGGTGTTTTTGGCATTATTGCCGCGGCAACAGGGTTTGCAGTGTTTCTGGTTGTCATTCGCATTAAGACAAACAAAACCACCTG GATTTACATAGCAAAGAGAATCAAAGGTCCGCCCCTGCCGAACCCAGCAAACTCCTTCCTAAATGATGCAAATTTCCAG AATTGGTTGAGCCCTTACTTCACCAGTGAATCCTTTCAGTCCTTCTTAAAACCGGTGGATATCGTCTCTGTCGAGGTAACCTCCACTGTGGATGCTGTTGCACCCTGCGGGCCAGAGGCGGCACTGCTGGAGAAGATGAGAAGTGAAAGCAGCCACAAGTCGACCAGTTCCAACTTCTCCAACCCCAGTTACTCCCAGctgtgtcctcctcctcctcctcctcctcctcctcctcctcctcctcctcctcctcctcctcctcctcctcctcctcctcctgtttcctCGCTCACTGCGGGAATCTGGCGCCCCATGGCTACCGGGACACCTTACGGACCCGTCGGTAGTCAAGGTGAAGGTAACAATGCCGAACAGGATAGGGAAGTGAGAGGGAAAGAAGTGGAGATCCGCCAGTTGCTCTCCAAAGGCAACAACAACAGTGAGCCTATGCCGGTAATTTCAGACTATGAGAAGGCTGAGAAGCTCCAGGTCGAGTGCTTCAGGCTCCAGAGACTGGATTCAGGCGTGTGCAGTGGTGAAGAAGTCAGTCAAGAGAGCTTCGAGGCAGATAGCATCAATGTGACTGATAGCCATGAGGATGGGCCTGAAGGAGAGGAGCAGGTGGAGGGAGGGAATGGCAAAGAAGTAGATTTCCAGAAGTTTTTTGGAGGCAGTGTAGATATTTTAGGCAAAGGCTCCATTCAGGTTTGTTCCGGTTACGAGCAAGTCCAGAAGCTGCCAGCTGACAGCCCTGAGCTCTGCAGCCTGGATTTAGACATTGGTAGCGGGGGCGAGGAGCAGATGAGTCAGGAGGAAAGCTTGGAAGATATGGATAAGTCCACTGAATCTACAAGCCTCCTGCTTCCTCCATCTCCTTCCAGCATCTTATCATGCTCCTTGCCCTCTTTCACACCACTGCCTTTGAACTTCTCTGGGCCAGATTTGAGTCCAGCTCTGCAACCTCTGCCAAGTCATTTACTTGAGAGGATTGCTCTAATGTCAACTAACCGATCAGTGGAGCCCTCTGGTGATGGATACATGCCAGTTCGACAGGAACAGAGCTAA
- the LOC120543530 gene encoding transmembrane protease serine 6, which yields MRSDAMALGYGSKKSISCDQGVTPASRNNGVEAGGQTVATPTRKTRSFKCLLAFLIITIIILAATGATLAWYFLEHRVWLLEPRVQQQYTAYLSILNRNFSADLSSHNSPAFKKEAKGVENMVNKIMKGSSLSRYFNYTTVFAFGEGSVVAHFWIVMSVPGSRVEFVTLEKVTMSLENGLREYKESGENETASFSRYLLHLPSLFVSETDSKVIELLKASFDCYRYQKVVSSSPLSLRGPDTQRSSCLWHLQAAPGSQLELQMEWLLPECRDRLVVYNSLTPSDTYLITSVYGCSRHERVVHVLSSGEWMTVVWKQGLYNYKDPFSLSAQAWGRQDCKSTIELKAVSGVQGTLRTPFFPSYYPPDTNCTWSFTMPSVGMGLSLEFEGYELSRASYNQNCTQGQWVIQNRRLCGTRGLLPYNERLFLLSTTATVAMTSEVSLTGPGLQLSYSVFNLSDPCPGQFLCTINGLCVPACDGIKDCPNGLDERNCVCVAQYQCPEDSQCVDYYKVCDQLPDCPEATDEMNCTDGVQCTDMTYVCADGTCLKKPNPRCDFVTDCPDASDEKECDCGLRQFSSRIVGGTNATEGEWPWQASLQVRGTHICGGVLISSQWVVSAAHCFYDDRVYSPSMWTVYLGKLLLSRSSPTEEVARVKQIHLHQYYDDESHDYDLALLKLDRPASMLLAGHARPACLPPPAHQLEPGLLCWVTGWGTLREGGSASNVLQKVDVRLVSEEACVRSYGHLVTPRMLCAGYRSGGKDACQGDSGGPMVCQEPSGRWFLAGVVSWGKGCGRPDYYGVYTRITRLTGWIKQVINSP from the exons ATGCGGAGTGATGCAATGGCGCTCGGGTACGGCTCTAAGAAGTCGATTTCGTGTGACCAGGGGGTCACACCTGCTTCTCGGAACAATGGG GTGGAAGCCGGTGGACAAACTGTGGCTACACCCACCAGGAAGACTCGGTCCTTTAAGTGTCTTCTGGCCTtcctcatcatcaccatcatcattcTCGCAGCCACAGGAGCCACACTAGCCTGGTACTTCCTGG AACACAGGGTTTGGTTGTTGGAGCCTCGTGTCCAGCAGCAGTACACGGCCTACCTGTCCATCCTCAACAGGAACTTCTCTGCTGATCTGTCCTCTCACAACAGCCCTGCATTCAAGAAAGAGGCCAAGGGAGTAGAGAACATG gtaaataaaataatgaaggGGTCCAGTCTTTCTCGATACTTCAACTACACCACTGTGTTCGCCTTTGG GGAGGGGAGTGTTGTGGCTCACTTTTGGATAGTGATGTCTGTGCCAGGTAGCCGTGTTGAGTTTGTCACACTGGAGAAAGTCACCATGAGCCTGGAGAATGGCCTGAGGGAGTACAAAGAGTCAGGGGAGAATGAGACGGCCAGCTTCTCCAGATACCTCCTACACCTCCCCTCCCTGTTTGTCAGTG AAACCGACTCCAAAGTTATAGAGCTTTTGAAAGCCTCATTTG ACTGCTACCGCTACCAGAAGGTGGTGTCTAGCAGCCCTTTGTCTCTTCGTGGCCCCGATACGCAGCGCTCCTCCTGCCTGTGGCACCTCCAGGCCGCCCCTGGCTCCCAGCTGGAGCTCCAGATGGAGTGGCTGCTGCCAGAGTGCCGGGACAGGCTGGTGGTATACAATTCACTCACCCCCTCCGACACTTACCTCATCACATC CGTGTATGGCTGCAGCAGACATGAGCGGGTGGTGCATGTCCTGTCTTCAGGCGAGTGGATGACGGTGGTTTGGAAACAGGGTCTGTACAACTACAAGGACcccttctctctgtctgcacaGGCCTGGGGCCGCCAGG ACTGCAAGTCCACTATAGAGCTGAAGGCAGTATCAGGGGTCCAGGGGACACTGAGGACGCCTTTCTTTCCCAGCTACTACCCCCCCGACACCAACTGTACCTGGAGCTTTACT ATGCCAAGTGTAGGCATGGGCCTGTCTCTGGAATTTGAGGGCTACGAGTTGAGCAGAGCCAGCTACAACCAGAACTGTACCCAGGGACAGTGGGTCATCCAGAACCGCAG ACTGTGTGGCACCAGGGGCCTGCTGCCATACAATGAACGCCTCTTCCTGCTCTCCACAACTGCCACTGTTGCCATGACATCAGAGGTGTCACTCACAGGGCCGGGACTTCAGCTGAGCTACAGTGTCTTCAACCTATCAGATC CTTGCCCAGGTCAGTTTCTGTGCACTATTAACGGCCTGTGTGTTCCTGCCTGTGATGGAATCAAGGACTGTCCCAACGGCCTTGACGAGAGGAACTGTG tgtgtgtggcACAGTACCAGTGTCCGGAGGACAGTCAGTGTGTGGACTACTACAAGGTGTGTGACCAACTCCCAGACTGCCCTGAGGCAACAGATGAGATGAACTGTACTGATG gtGTGCAGTGTACAGATATGACCTATGTGTGCGCTGATGGAACGTGTCTGAAAAAGCCAAACCCACGGTGTGACTTTGTTACCGACTGCCCCGACGCCTCAGATGAGAAAGAGTGTG ACTGCGGCCTGAGGCAGTTCTCCAGCCGTATTGTGGGGGGGACCAATGCCacagagggggagtggccatgGCAGGCCAGCCTTCAGGTGCGGGGTACGCACATCTGCGGGGGCGTGCTAATCTCCAGCCAATGGGTGGTGTCTGCTGCCCACTGTTTCTATGACGACCG tgTCTACTCTCCCTCGATGTGGACGGTTTACCTGGGGAAACTCCTGCTCAGCCGCAGCAGCCCTACTGAAGAAGTGGCTCGTGTTAAGCAAATCCACCTCCACCAATACTACGACGACGAGTCCCACGACTACGACCTGGCCCTGCTGAAGCTAGACCGGCCCGCCTCCATGCTGCTGGCTGGACATGCTCGACCCGCTTGCCTGCCTCCGCCCGCCCACCAGCTGGAGCCGGGCCTGCTCTGCTGGGTCACCGGCTGGGGGACTCTCCGCGAGGGGG GCAGTGCCAGTAATGTGCTTCAGAAGGTGGATGTTCGCCTGGTCAGCGAGGAAGCCTGCGTTCGCTCTTACGGCCACCTGGTCACTCCCAGAATGCTTTGCGCTGGTTACCGCAGTGGAGGCAAAGATGCCTGTCAG GGAGACTCTGGCGGTCCCATGGTGTGCCAGGAGCCATCAGGACGCTGGTTCCTGGCCGGGGTGGTGAGCTGGGGCAAAGGCTGCGGGCGTCCAGACTACTACGGCGTCTACACTCGCATCACCAGGCTCACTGGCTGGATCAAACAGGTCATCAACAGCCCCTGA